In the Chryseobacterium sp. MYb264 genome, one interval contains:
- a CDS encoding cell wall anchor protein, producing the protein MKKLLCIISILSASITFAQSWNLTGNSGINSSTQFLGTTGLQNLVFKTNNIERMSISSAGKTSIKQISDIDLSLETFGRLQFNLNTTSDGIQINNAKQMSTGSDLVWITSSYQPNESGLFSISTPPSASDWSKPVLSVRSSGKIFMGVRLNFTPNCSDCNEYRLFVQDGIRAEKVKVDLASANGWADYVFKKDYKLNTLEDVEKHIQEKGHLPNIPSATEVVKNGINLGEMDAKLLEKIEELTLYSIEQNKQLKSQSQEIQELKKQVQQLISNQK; encoded by the coding sequence ATGAAAAAACTTCTATGCATTATTAGTATACTATCTGCCAGTATTACATTTGCTCAATCTTGGAATCTAACTGGGAATTCAGGAATCAATTCATCCACACAATTTTTGGGTACTACAGGTCTTCAAAATTTAGTATTTAAGACCAATAATATTGAAAGAATGAGCATCAGTTCTGCAGGAAAGACTAGCATCAAACAGATATCTGATATAGATCTTTCTCTAGAAACATTTGGTCGTTTACAATTTAATCTCAATACAACTTCTGACGGTATACAAATTAATAATGCCAAACAAATGTCAACAGGATCAGATCTAGTATGGATCACATCATCCTATCAGCCCAATGAATCCGGATTATTCAGTATTTCCACACCGCCATCTGCCAGCGATTGGTCTAAACCCGTATTATCAGTAAGATCAAGTGGCAAAATTTTTATGGGTGTAAGATTAAACTTCACTCCTAATTGCAGTGACTGCAATGAATATAGACTATTTGTTCAAGACGGTATAAGAGCAGAGAAGGTCAAAGTAGATCTAGCTTCCGCGAATGGGTGGGCAGATTATGTTTTCAAAAAAGATTATAAGCTTAATACATTGGAAGATGTAGAAAAACATATTCAGGAAAAAGGTCATTTACCCAATATTCCATCTGCTACAGAGGTCGTAAAAAACGGGATCAATCTGGGAGAAATGGATGCTAAGCTTTTGGAAAAAATAGAAGAATTGACTCTCTATTCTATCGAACAGAATAAACAGCTAAAATCTCAATCACAAGAGATTCAGGAATTAAAAAAACAAGTTCAACAACTTATTTCCAATCAAAAATAA
- a CDS encoding SMI1/KNR4 family protein, which yields MSKLEQLKKKWSNEGITKNSAINRNAIEIFERDNSIILPNDLKEYFKLLNGTFNQSTDELYEFYSIENVRKVSDEFSDWQGIPNYRLLLNLEKIKDLFVFANYSFNLFSYAIRLSSEQLDENEIYVLCGGNYKKIANNFFDFLDLYIDNSIELQLNEV from the coding sequence ATGTCTAAATTAGAGCAACTTAAAAAAAAATGGAGTAATGAAGGCATTACAAAAAATTCTGCTATTAATAGAAATGCCATAGAAATATTTGAAAGAGATAATAGTATTATTTTACCTAATGATCTTAAAGAATATTTCAAATTATTAAATGGAACTTTCAATCAGAGTACAGATGAGCTGTACGAATTCTATTCTATTGAAAATGTTAGAAAAGTTTCCGATGAATTTAGTGATTGGCAAGGAATACCTAATTATCGTTTACTTTTAAATTTAGAAAAGATTAAAGATCTTTTTGTATTTGCTAATTATAGTTTTAATCTTTTCTCATATGCAATTAGACTCAGCTCAGAACAGTTAGATGAAAATGAAATTTATGTACTTTGTGGAGGAAATTATAAAAAAATAGCAAATAATTTTTTTGATTTTCTTGATTTATATATTGATAACTCCATTGAGCTACAACTAAATGAAGTATAA
- a CDS encoding Fur family transcriptional regulator — protein sequence MKADIENKLIDKNTKPTSMRILVYDFLSSQEAALSLSEIENHFENADRTTIYRTLKTFEEKGIVHGIQENTTTKYKLCHDGCDESTHKDWHLHFYCKICKQTTCKEDISVPENIQTNFRIDEIRLFAKGICENCLESLQ from the coding sequence ATGAAAGCAGACATCGAAAATAAACTGATTGATAAAAATACAAAACCCACCAGCATGCGGATTTTGGTGTATGATTTTCTAAGTTCTCAGGAAGCGGCGTTATCTTTGTCTGAAATTGAGAATCACTTTGAAAATGCAGACCGAACCACAATTTACAGAACGTTAAAAACGTTCGAAGAAAAAGGGATTGTTCACGGAATTCAGGAGAATACCACGACGAAATATAAACTTTGCCACGATGGATGCGACGAAAGTACCCATAAAGACTGGCATCTTCATTTCTACTGTAAAATCTGCAAACAGACGACGTGTAAAGAAGATATTTCGGTTCCTGAAAATATTCAGACCAATTTCAGGATTGATGAAATCAGACTTTTTGCAAAAGGAATTTGCGAAAACTGTCTCGAAAGTTTGCAATAG
- a CDS encoding heavy metal translocating P-type ATPase — protein MGIATVGAFAIGEYPEGVAVMLFYSVGEVFQAMAVTRAKTNIKSLLDQRPDEVTVIKDGKPQTVKAEKVNIGEIIQLKSGEKLGLDGELLSENASFNTAALTGESKPDTKIKGEIVLAGMINLNTVSLVKVTTAYKDSKLSKILEMVQNATAQKAPTELFIRKFAKIYTPIVVFLAIGITFLPYFFVPNYEFRDWLYRALVFLVISCPCALVISIPLGYFGGIGAGSRNGILFKGSNFLDVLADIQNVVMDKTGTMTEGVFKVQEVNFSNEFNRDEILKFINALESKSSHPVATAIHEYVGEIDHSLPLENVEEIAGHGLKATINGQRLLVGNFKLMDKFNINYDINTENMVYTLIAVAYDQKFVGYLTIADSIKPDAEITIKKLKALHVNTTMLSGDKSSVVYHVAEKLGIQNAYGDLLPEDKVNKVKEVKAKNQTVAFVGDGVNDAPVVALSDVGIAMGGLGSDATIETADVVIQDDQPGKIPMAINIGKQTKKIVWQNIILAFGIKAVVLALGAGGLATMWEAVFADVGVALLAILNAVRIQRMKF, from the coding sequence ATGGGGATCGCAACCGTCGGGGCTTTTGCTATCGGCGAGTATCCGGAGGGTGTCGCGGTGATGCTTTTCTATTCTGTTGGTGAAGTTTTTCAGGCAATGGCGGTTACCAGAGCAAAAACCAATATCAAATCTTTACTCGATCAGCGTCCCGATGAGGTTACCGTTATAAAAGACGGTAAACCACAGACAGTTAAGGCTGAAAAAGTAAATATCGGCGAAATTATTCAGTTAAAATCAGGAGAGAAACTAGGATTGGATGGCGAATTGTTATCTGAAAATGCATCATTCAACACAGCTGCTTTAACCGGGGAAAGTAAACCCGATACGAAGATAAAAGGAGAAATTGTTCTTGCGGGAATGATCAATCTGAATACCGTAAGTCTGGTAAAAGTAACCACCGCTTACAAAGACAGCAAACTGAGCAAAATCTTAGAAATGGTTCAGAATGCCACTGCTCAAAAAGCACCTACCGAACTTTTTATCAGAAAATTTGCCAAAATATATACCCCGATTGTGGTTTTCTTAGCGATTGGAATTACCTTTTTACCTTACTTTTTTGTTCCGAATTACGAATTTAGAGATTGGTTGTACAGAGCATTGGTATTCTTGGTGATTTCATGTCCTTGTGCCTTGGTGATTTCCATTCCTTTAGGTTATTTCGGTGGAATCGGAGCAGGAAGCCGAAACGGAATCTTATTTAAAGGAAGTAATTTTCTGGACGTTTTAGCCGATATTCAAAATGTCGTAATGGATAAAACCGGAACCATGACGGAAGGTGTTTTTAAAGTTCAGGAAGTAAATTTCAGCAATGAATTCAATAGAGATGAAATTTTAAAATTCATCAACGCGCTGGAAAGTAAAAGTTCGCATCCTGTGGCCACCGCAATCCATGAATACGTTGGCGAAATTGATCATTCTTTGCCATTGGAAAATGTTGAGGAAATTGCTGGTCATGGTTTAAAGGCAACAATTAATGGACAACGGTTATTAGTAGGAAATTTCAAGTTGATGGATAAGTTCAACATCAATTATGACATTAATACTGAGAATATGGTGTATACCTTGATTGCTGTCGCTTACGATCAAAAATTTGTAGGCTATTTAACGATCGCAGATTCCATTAAACCGGATGCCGAAATAACCATAAAAAAATTAAAAGCATTGCACGTCAATACCACCATGCTGAGTGGCGACAAATCTTCCGTTGTATACCATGTTGCAGAAAAATTAGGAATTCAAAATGCATATGGCGATCTGCTTCCGGAAGATAAGGTGAACAAAGTAAAAGAGGTGAAAGCAAAAAATCAAACCGTAGCTTTTGTAGGGGATGGGGTAAATGATGCTCCGGTTGTTGCGTTAAGCGATGTCGGAATTGCGATGGGCGGATTGGGAAGCGATGCCACCATTGAAACCGCCGATGTTGTGATTCAGGATGACCAGCCGGGTAAAATTCCAATGGCAATCAATATCGGGAAACAAACGAAAAAAATTGTGTGGCAAAATATTATTCTCGCATTCGGAATCAAAGCAGTCGTTTTAGCGCTCGGCGCCGGAGGATTGGCGACCATGTGGGAAGCCGTTTTCGCAGATGTTGGCGTGGCATTATTAGCGATCTTAAATGCCGTACGAATTCAGAGAATGAAGTTTTAA
- a CDS encoding YHS domain-containing protein, with translation MKSKLILTAFLSVSLMACAQETPKVKHKSKTAVSKQNVKTVKFANAVDPICHMPTEPDMKDTAVYKNKTYGFCSAYCKDEFKKNPEKYVKN, from the coding sequence ATGAAATCAAAACTTATTTTAACGGCATTTTTGTCGGTTTCATTAATGGCGTGTGCCCAGGAAACACCTAAAGTAAAGCATAAAAGTAAAACTGCTGTTTCCAAGCAAAATGTAAAAACGGTAAAATTTGCCAATGCGGTAGACCCCATTTGTCATATGCCGACAGAGCCCGACATGAAAGATACAGCGGTGTACAAAAATAAAACGTACGGTTTTTGCAGTGCTTACTGTAAAGACGAATTCAAGAAAAATCCTGAAAAGTATGTCAAAAACTAA
- a CDS encoding SCO family protein, which translates to MSKTKKQNNTKRKLIIPIAVMALLFLIIGVGMGYFKKNLYTIMKVPDFELTDQNNKKITNKDMLGKVYLVEFFFSKCPTICPVMNTNMRAIEDEINDPNFGIISISIDPENDTPVLLKEHAKKIGAKSPNWHFLTGDRAYIGNLADQFDIYVGDKEDESENLNHSGMIALVDQDGNLRCRFNKENMPILYYSGLNYSDAEGKNPTLTGKYHPDRELLIEDIKKLLK; encoded by the coding sequence ATGTCAAAAACTAAAAAGCAGAACAATACCAAGCGCAAGTTGATTATTCCGATCGCGGTGATGGCGTTGCTTTTTTTAATTATTGGCGTAGGAATGGGATATTTTAAAAAGAATCTTTATACGATCATGAAAGTTCCGGATTTTGAACTGACGGATCAGAACAATAAAAAGATTACCAATAAAGATATGCTTGGAAAAGTATATCTGGTAGAGTTTTTCTTTAGCAAATGCCCGACTATTTGTCCGGTGATGAACACCAATATGCGGGCGATAGAAGACGAAATCAACGATCCAAATTTTGGAATTATCTCCATCAGCATCGATCCTGAAAATGATACGCCGGTGCTGCTTAAAGAACATGCAAAAAAGATTGGAGCAAAATCTCCGAACTGGCATTTTCTGACGGGCGACAGAGCATATATCGGGAACCTTGCGGATCAGTTTGATATTTATGTGGGTGATAAGGAAGACGAAAGCGAAAACCTCAACCACAGCGGAATGATCGCATTGGTAGATCAGGACGGGAATCTGCGTTGTCGGTTTAATAAAGAAAATATGCCGATTCTGTATTATTCAGGGTTAAATTATTCTGATGCGGAAGGTAAAAATCCGACGCTGACAGGAAAATATCATCCCGACAGAGAATTGCTGATAGAGGATATTAAGAAATTATTGAAATAA